In Cheilinus undulatus linkage group 14, ASM1832078v1, whole genome shotgun sequence, the genomic stretch TCTCTCCTCAGTTTGGTTTTGATCAGGCTCTGAACCCTGAGCTCGGAcacatttgtgtctttttatctGACAATGCCAGGCGAAGGATCGCTTACACTCACTGCAGCTGTAGGGTTTCTCCCCTCTGTGATGTGCCATGTGAAGGAGGAGATGAAAATTGTGCTTAAATCTTTTACTGCACAAAGAGCAGCAGAAGGGTTTCTCTTCTGTGTGCACTTTCATGTGTCGTATCTGATTTTCCTTTTCATTAAATtctttaccacactcagagcaggtaaagggtttctctcctgtgtgaatcctAGTATGTCTGTTCAGATCTTTATTGCTTTGGaaacttttaccacactcagaacAGCTGAAGGGTTTGTCATCCATGTGAACTCTAACGTGAGCATCCATATTACTTTTCTGTGTAAATGTCTTAAGACAAAAAGGGCAGCGGAAGAGTTTCTCTCCAGTATGAGTTCTCATGTGGTGGGTCAGACTCTGCTTTTTCTGGAatgttttaccacactcagagcaactgaagggtttctctcctgtgtggaaTCTCATATGGTCTGTTAGATGATGTCTCCAGTTGAATGTTCTACcgcactcagagcagctgaagggtttctctcctgtgtgaagtCTCTTGTGGTCCGTCAGATGATGTTTcctcttgaatgttttaccacactcagagcagctgaagggtctCTCTCCCGTGTGCACCAAGTTGTGTTTGGTTAGCTGTCCTTTCCGGGTAAATGTTTTACTGCAAATAGAGCAGTTGAAGTTTTTTTCTCCAGTGTGAATTCTCGTGTGTATAGTCAGTTCTGTTATGTCTTTGCATGTTATACCACACTCAGGGCAGCTAAGGGATTTTTCTTCCACAGAGTTTGAACCTGACGGATTTTCTTTATTCTCCCTACAACCATCATTATTATCTGTCTCAGCTCCGGAAGAATCTTCAATCTTGACCTCTATCTCTGGTTGTAATTGAGCCTCTGGATCTGGGTTCCTGGCTGGTTCTGCTGCTCCACAATCCTC encodes the following:
- the LOC121521457 gene encoding zinc finger protein 436-like isoform X1, which encodes MSGFKDSPSAFRDLGGLATRAEEELHRRNLLDVVLNPKVKVKTAVIPAAAQLLVSEEQNPQQYTETPLIKEEQEELWSSQEGEHLQGLKVADNTMFPFNIVYVKSEDDEEKPQSPQLHNRQSEQMESRAVGEDCGAAEPARNPDPEAQLQPEIEVKIEDSSGAETDNNDGCRENKENPSGSNSVEEKSLSCPECGITCKDITELTIHTRIHTGEKNFNCSICSKTFTRKGQLTKHNLVHTGERPFSCSECGKTFKRKHHLTDHKRLHTGEKPFSCSECGRTFNWRHHLTDHMRFHTGEKPFSCSECGKTFQKKQSLTHHMRTHTGEKLFRCPFCLKTFTQKSNMDAHVRVHMDDKPFSCSECGKSFQSNKDLNRHTRIHTGEKPFTCSECGKEFNEKENQIRHMKVHTEEKPFCCSLCSKRFKHNFHLLLHMAHHRGEKPYSCSECKRSFAWHCQIKRHKCVRAQGSEPDQNQTEERREAETGADGEDWVGAGPAWSSDPERYLQPETEVRNEDSSEDETDNRDDWRETRELHSVLPAYDQQLLVSKEECLQEDSGPPHIKEEQEELWSSPEKEELQGLKEADTTKFPFKIVIVKSEDDEERPCPHSFMRDKVKRWKQELIERAVEEQNQLIEFN